From a region of the Paenibacillus lutimineralis genome:
- the rplO gene encoding 50S ribosomal protein L15, giving the protein MKLHELSSAAGSRHERKRVGRGTGSGMGKTSTRGHKGQNARSGGGVRPGFEGGQNPLYRRLPKRGFINPTRKEYAIVNIEELNSFAAGTEVTPELLMDQGIVKNAKSGIKILGNGEVTVKLTVKANKFSQSAVEKIEAAGGKTEVI; this is encoded by the coding sequence AGTTACATGAGCTTTCCTCAGCTGCTGGTTCCCGTCACGAACGCAAACGCGTTGGTCGCGGTACTGGTAGTGGTATGGGTAAAACATCTACGCGTGGTCACAAAGGTCAAAACGCTCGTTCCGGCGGTGGTGTTCGTCCGGGCTTCGAAGGCGGTCAAAACCCGTTGTATCGTCGCTTGCCAAAACGCGGATTTATCAATCCGACGCGGAAAGAGTATGCGATTGTGAACATCGAGGAACTTAACAGCTTTGCGGCGGGTACAGAGGTTACTCCTGAACTGTTGATGGATCAAGGTATCGTGAAAAACGCTAAAAGCGGCATCAAGATTCTTGGCAACGGTGAAGTTACTGTCAAATTGACGGTTAAAGCTAATAAGTTCTCTCAATCTGCGGTAGAGAAAATCGAGGCTGCCGGCGGTAAAACCGAGGTGATCTAA
- the secY gene encoding preprotein translocase subunit SecY, whose translation MFKTIKNIWNVKDLRTRILFTLFIFIIYRIGSFVPVPGVDTRVFETVNNAGSDLFGFLNTFSGGALKNFSIFALGIFPYITASIIVQLLSMDVIPKFAEWAKQGEYGKKKMAQITRYGTVVLALIQAFATSIGFNRLYGTEMVPNATFADYLVIAIVLTAGTSFLMWLGEQITDKGIGNGISLIIFAGIVAAFPSHIQNIARSEFIVEGQTFMNVVKGIAIVLVCVLIIIGVIYIQQAIRKIPVQYAKRVVGNKMYGGQNTHIPLKINSAGVIPVIFAVSLLQFPVIIASFWSTHGWAQWVSKNLAIDHALGMVLYVVMIIGFTFFYTFVQMNPQQLAENMKKNGGFIPGIRPGKATQTYLTRVLTRLTMTGALFLAAISILPVGLGALAHLPKTVQIGGTSILIVIGVALDTMKTIEGQLIKRHYKGFINK comes from the coding sequence ATGTTTAAAACCATTAAGAACATTTGGAACGTGAAGGACCTGCGCACGCGTATTCTGTTTACATTGTTTATCTTTATCATCTATCGGATCGGATCTTTTGTTCCGGTTCCGGGTGTTGACACCCGGGTGTTTGAGACGGTCAACAATGCAGGGAGCGACTTGTTCGGGTTCCTGAACACCTTCTCGGGCGGTGCTCTCAAGAACTTCTCCATCTTTGCGCTCGGGATCTTTCCGTATATTACGGCGTCCATTATTGTTCAACTGCTCTCTATGGACGTCATTCCGAAATTTGCGGAATGGGCGAAGCAAGGGGAGTATGGTAAGAAGAAGATGGCCCAGATTACCCGCTACGGCACGGTAGTTCTGGCATTGATTCAAGCGTTCGCGACTTCGATCGGATTCAACCGCTTGTATGGTACTGAGATGGTACCAAATGCTACATTTGCGGATTACCTTGTTATTGCAATTGTGCTGACTGCAGGTACTTCGTTCTTAATGTGGCTTGGTGAGCAGATCACGGATAAAGGGATTGGTAACGGGATCTCGTTGATTATCTTCGCTGGGATCGTTGCCGCGTTCCCGTCTCATATCCAGAACATTGCTCGTTCCGAATTTATCGTTGAAGGACAAACCTTCATGAATGTGGTAAAGGGAATTGCAATCGTATTGGTCTGCGTACTTATCATTATTGGTGTAATTTACATCCAACAAGCGATTCGTAAAATTCCAGTACAATATGCTAAGCGCGTTGTGGGCAATAAGATGTATGGTGGCCAGAATACACATATTCCGCTGAAGATTAACTCGGCGGGCGTTATTCCAGTCATTTTCGCTGTATCGCTTCTACAATTCCCGGTTATCATTGCCAGCTTCTGGTCAACTCATGGCTGGGCGCAATGGGTCAGCAAGAACTTGGCCATTGACCATGCATTAGGTATGGTGCTTTATGTTGTGATGATTATCGGATTCACGTTCTTCTACACTTTCGTGCAGATGAACCCTCAGCAGCTTGCTGAGAACATGAAGAAGAATGGCGGATTTATTCCAGGCATTCGTCCGGGTAAGGCGACACAAACTTATTTGACACGGGTATTGACGCGTCTGACAATGACAGGAGCTCTGTTCCTGGCCGCAATTTCGATTCTTCCGGTTGGTTTAGGTGCTTTGGCTCACCTGCCTAAGACTGTACAAATCGGTGGAACCTCGATTCTGATCGTGATCGGTGTTGCATTGGATACGATGAAGACGATTGAGGGACAATTGATTAAACGGCACTATAAAGGTTTTATTAATAAATAG
- a CDS encoding adenylate kinase — protein sequence MNVLFMGPPGAGKGTQAEVIVNEFGIPHISTGDAFRLAMKQGTPVGMKAKEYIDKGLLVPDDVTVGIVRERLQQSDCENGFLLDGFPRTLSQAEALEELLNELGRKLEHVINLKVDRDKLMARLTGRRICKSCGSTYHVIFNPPAQEGVCDKCGGELYQRSDDNEESVGTRLDEYINKTAPLLKFYEDKGLLRQVDGEQEIDSVSKEIVSILRGQV from the coding sequence ATGAACGTTTTATTCATGGGGCCTCCTGGAGCAGGTAAAGGGACACAAGCTGAGGTTATCGTTAATGAATTCGGCATTCCGCATATTTCGACAGGCGATGCATTTCGTCTGGCAATGAAGCAGGGTACTCCTGTTGGAATGAAAGCGAAGGAGTATATTGATAAGGGCCTCCTGGTGCCTGATGATGTTACAGTTGGCATCGTTCGTGAGCGCCTGCAGCAGTCCGATTGCGAAAATGGTTTTTTATTGGACGGTTTTCCAAGAACCCTTTCGCAAGCGGAAGCGCTGGAAGAACTGCTGAACGAGCTTGGTAGAAAGCTGGAGCATGTCATTAACCTGAAGGTAGATCGTGATAAGCTGATGGCGCGTCTTACCGGACGTCGTATCTGCAAGTCTTGCGGATCTACGTATCATGTGATCTTTAATCCTCCTGCTCAGGAAGGTGTTTGTGATAAATGCGGCGGTGAGCTGTACCAACGCTCCGACGACAATGAAGAGAGCGTAGGCACTCGGCTGGACGAATATATCAACAAAACTGCACCTCTCCTCAAGTTTTATGAAGATAAAGGTTTGCTTCGTCAAGTTGATGGAGAACAGGAAATTGATTCGGTTTCCAAAGAGATCGTATCTATACTGCGAGGTCAGGTGTAA